One stretch of Ipomoea triloba cultivar NCNSP0323 chromosome 8, ASM357664v1 DNA includes these proteins:
- the LOC116027182 gene encoding cytochrome P450 78A5-like produces MKPFMLAKLFLFLLFPNLMYQAICCSTLFPLLAFSLLPLLMKFWVVEGGFAWRNYSNNQNPKKLNGPMSWPFLGFLPQMGSHAHRKLACMAASMGLNRLMAFSLGTTRMIISSHPDTAKEILCGTSFSDRPIKESAKLLMFERAIGFAPFGSYWRQLRRMAANHMFSPRRIACLEGVRSAVAEEMIGKMDKEMGESGFVEVRRVVGEGSLRNVVESVFGSCLGLQGEELGLMVKQGYELIGEFNWGDYFPLGFLLDFGGTKRKCHRLAGRVNDLVGQIIEKRKRELEGVELNVKTNNNDFLSVLLSLPKEDQLVDADLVAVLWEMIFRGTDTVAILVEWIMARMVLHQDVQAKAQQEIDTCVGSIRHVQDSDIPNLPYLQAIVKEVLRLHPPGPLLSWARLAVHDVYVDKCFIPAGTTAMVNMWAITHDPQIWNDPWAFRPERFMEEEVSIMGSDLRLAPFGSGRRVCPGRALGLSTVHLWLARFLQHFKWLPGPSVDLSECLKLSLEMKKPLAIRAFRRQL; encoded by the exons ATGAAGCCTTTCATGCTTGCCAAGCTTTTTCTCTTCCTACTATTTCCCAATCTAATGTACCAAGCAATATGTTGTTCCACTCTTTTTCCCCTCCTGGCCTTTTCCCTCCTCCCCCTCCTCATGAAATTTTGGGTGGTGGAAGGAGGGTTTGCATGGAGGAACTACTCTAATAACCAAAACCCTAAAAAACTTAATGGCCCTATGTCTTGGCCATTCTTGGGGTTTTTGCCTCAAATGGGGTCTCATGCTCACCGCAAACTAGCCTGCATGGCAGCTTCAATGGGCCTGAATCGTCTGATGGCCTTTAGCCTTGGCACCACTCGAATGATCATCAGCAGCCACCCGGACACTGCCAAGGAAATCCTTTGTGGGACCTCTTTTTCGGACCGTCCCATAAAGGAATCGGCTAAACTACTCATGTTTGAGCGCGCCATTGGGTTCGCTCCCTTCGGGAGCTACTGGCGTCAGCTGAGAAGAATGGCGGCGAACCACATGTTTTCGCCTCGGAGAATTGCCTGTTTGGAGGGTGTTAGGAGCGCAGTAGCAGAGGAGATGATTGGAAAGATGGACAAAGAGATGGGTGAGAGTGGGTTTGTGGAGGTTAGAAGAGTGGTGGGGGAAGGGTCCTTGAGAAATGTGGTAGAGAGTGTGTTTGGGAGTTGTTTAGGGTTGCAAGGGGAAGAGTTAGGGTTGATGGTGAAACAAGGGTATGAGTTGATAGGGGAGTTTAATTGGGGAGATTATTTTCCATTAGGGTTTTTATTGGACTTTGGTGGAACAAAGAGAAAGTGTCACAGATTGGCTGGGAGAGTCAACGATCTTGTGGGTCAGATAATAGAGAAGAGAAAAAGGGAATTGGAAGGAGTAGAGCTTAACGTGAAGACGAATAATAATGACTTTCTTAGTGTTTTGCTATCATTGCCTAAAGAGGATCAACTTGTTGATGCAGACTTGGTGGCTGTCCTTTGG GAGATGATATTTAGAGGAACAGATACCGTTGCAATACTTGTGGAATGGATCATGGCTAGGATGGTTTTACACCAAGATGTTCAAGCAAAAGCACAACAAGAAATTGACACTTGTGTGGGTTCCATTAGGCACGTGCAAGACTCAGACATACCTAACCTTCCCTATTTACAAGCCATTGTAAAAGAGGTACTTCGGTTGCACCCACCCGGCCCATTACTCTCTTGGGCTCGACTTGCGGTCCATGATGTCTATGTGGACAAGTGCTTCATCCCAGCTGGGACAACTGCTATGGTCAACATGTGGGCAATCACTCATGACCCCCAAATTTGGAACGACCCATGGGCCTTTCGGCCCGAGAGGTTCATGGAGGAGGAGGTTTCAATCATGGGTTCCGACCTTAGGCTTGCGCCTTTTGGATCGGGTCGCCGGGTGTGCCCAGGACGGGCTTTGGGCTTGTCCACAGTTCACTTGTGGCTGgcccgatttttgcaacatttcAAGTGGCTTCCAGGTCCGTCAGTTGATCTCTCCGAATGTTTAAAACTCTCTCTTGAGATGAAGAAACCTCTTGCAATTCGTGCGTTTCGCCGTCAATTATAA